The following is a genomic window from Bactrocera tryoni isolate S06 chromosome 2, CSIRO_BtryS06_freeze2, whole genome shotgun sequence.
ATTCAAGGTGATTCGAAGAAAAAGTGGAAATATAAGGCGTATAGGGCTTTTTGGAAATACGAACACGTGCGTTTACTTTGACaaaagatttgaaaaatatcCGTTTTGAGAAattcagtacacaaatcaagcacCAAAGCATACTATATTCGTATAAAACTTTGCTCAAATAGTGCCTTTAAGGCAGAAAATCTCGAGTCTAAAAATCGGCGAAATCGGACCATAATTGTTCGAGCCACCAACAACATTCCCAACATGTGAACCTCAGCGCTTATGGCTgactttttgccgaaaatatcggtcaatctgtgcgatatgttattgaaattcCAGTATAATGTTTCTTTGACAACAATCaaattggttgaatcgggtcaatacttcccttccaattgactttatatacatatttatatcacccaatgtgtgagttattttaatgaaattgagtgAGTGTATTTTCCCAATTGCagtatatttttgtacataaaatgaataaaatcggagaAAAACTTGCCCTAGactccatataactaacaaaccATATGCATCTGAAGGTATTTACCCTGCTTTGAtcctggcaagttgcaagagtaagGAATGTTCGGCTAtacccttctttacttgtttccTTTTCCTTTCTATGAATCAGCTGATTTTAGCGTTAATTTTTATTGCGAAATCAACAATATGAGTTAATTAAAACTTATAGTTCACAATCTTATCACtatcaataacaaaatatttatatacaattttttttgcaataagtaCTGCTCATTTTAAACGTAgctgaaaattatattgatgattgatgattgaaaatgatataaatttataaattcgtTAAACGTGTGTTAAACGGCACTAATTTAAGGGCCAACTTTTTGCATTTGGGGTTATCaattatgtacttatgtatatacatataattaattgcgatgatttgacaaaaaaaaagcgTATGGGAGGCAAATTTAATCGTAATTATAATAACGGCTGAGAAATTCCCTTTAATATACcgagaaaataatttagaaaatttccCTTTCAATGTATTCCAAATGTGGATTATTACAGAAAAACACGCAGAAACACACTTTCTTGACAAGAAACTATTGAACAATGAAACAATTTAGTGATCTAAGCAGGAAGCTTGAAACAAAATCTTCAGCTCCTTGATGGTTGTGCTGACGCTTTGATACTTAATTTTAAACAACCGGAGTCGCAAATAGTTTGATAAAAAATAGTTGTAAATCAACTATAGACACTCAGCAATtttgatcgatatttttattttttggggTGGGTTTTTGTGCCAATTAAACTCATCTCATTTCTCAACATTGATTTAGATTCAGAACGCGTCGTGTGAAGTGTATAGAACGTGGTAACTTTAGAACTCACTTTATGCGGAAAACCACTTAATATCACCTTAAAAATGTTGTCAGTTAATTCtgatctttatttttatttcatggTTATAGCCATACACAAACTTTTTATAATCACTGCACTTGAATAACCACAAaactttatgtatattttttaacgaaTTACGGGTTTAATGTTTAATAGTCAAAATTATACAGTATCTAACTCACGATAGtattcaaaactttaaaaaatttgtttaaatattttcgacatTTGTCCGTTGAAAATAACAGTGGAACACTGACCGACTGGCTAGCTAACTTCGGAATTAAATGAAGAGTCTTGTATATGAAAATTTGAGCTGATAGAGAATCGATATCAATAACCATTATGTGTCCCTATATGCACCCATTGTGTAAACGTATTCAGACGTAAAAGTATTTTGACGTATTCGGGAGTGATGACGTAGCGACCTCTGTCTATAAAATGCAATAGGCGTGAATGTGCTGattaatgaaatttcatttttccGGAACGCAATGTATCTGAATGCTAATAAAAGGGCGGCTCAGTTGatccataaaaaatttaatcaaggggttacatgggttttctcgggtaaaaaacggtctttttgaacaattttcatataaaaaagaattatttcaatagatttttttattgttacaaacatacactattagcaaagaaattctgaaatatttcgaaaaaaaatattttaaactcggccattgcgacgccatttccggtgacccctcggaaaaaagatggaTAAGTCATTAAAAgatcatttaaagtgaaaaaatacgtgttttagctgaaaccttaacttagaacttggacgaaggaaaaaactgaaaattggatttttatcagacatttttacaaaaaaatttaaatttctgtgaaaatttcgcaacatttttttttcaactaccagagttgtaatcaaaaaaatccttcgtccaattctttaagaattgtatctcaaagatttgtggaaaatttcatgaaaatcggttgagtagctATCGAAAAATCTaaccaaccgacttcaaaacacagtttctagaaaaacgcgtttaaagacggcgcatttagcctagctagcctcgagcgcacaagttctcaaggatgtatctccaaaactatttctcaaatcaacttgaaaatttagggcaACATTCTAGAGGTTGCAGTTGCAGAATCtaataagataataatttttttttgaaaaaaaagctatgtaaccccttaaggtaATTTgatgaatcaaaaaaaaatattagattccACTGAAGACCAACACCAATTCATGGCGGTAATGATTTACGAAGTGATTCGTGGGACAAAGACTACTGAATATTTAAGAATAGTTTCATTAGTTTCAGGTAAATTGTCAAATTGATAGGGTTGCCTTCAGTGAtaccttaaattaaaaattggcaTTTTGGTGAAAAAGTAGttgaaaacaaacttttttacgACAACTTTTATAGATATACATCCACATACAGgccattaaataaaaacacttaatCATCAAATGATAAATTTTACGATTCGGACTGTTTTCACAACCTTCGTCTATCACCAGTCTTGTGGCTGCCTTTGTACCTTCTTGGTTTAGTCACACTGTAAAAGTGTGTTTACAACCGGCAAATGACGTTAAGGCGCACAATCAGCTAGCTATTTGATCATCATTGGCAGAGCGTTCGACGCATTATCGGCGGGGCCAAAAAAACACTTGCTTATCATTGTAAACGAAAACGCTTGTTTACTTAAGAATATACTTTGCGCAATGTTTTTGGTTGATTTTTGTTCTTGCATTTTTATGTTGTAGGGATTCGAGTGTTTGATTGTCTCCAGAAAACTACTGAAACATACACACGGAAATATTTGTACTCacatttgtgcatatgtatgagtgtgtgtatgtatgttatgtattaATGTATGATAATACACAACTTAAGCATCAACGGTATTTTTAAGCAACCAAACGCGATAAGACAACATCAAGAGGGGCTATCCTACATAAAGCGACAAATGCAACTGTGTGCGCGCATAAATACAGTTgtaaatgcatgtgtgtgtgtattggtaTGTTGATGTCAGTCTTATAAAAGGTCACTGATAAAAacactttctttttcaataCTTCTTCGATAACGATAAACTGGACAAATGCAGCATAAAAATTTCGGGTTGAGTGCAATTTTAGTCGCTTTTCGGAATGCTGTGGTAAAGGTTTAGTCAGAATCGCTTCacaataaaatgcaataaaattgcTGAGAACATATTAGtcaactttaaaaaaatgtgttgcaaAGCTATTGGTTAGTTAATTGTAGTTTTCTTTAATTGAACCGCAGTGTGTGTATAACGGTTGCTACgagaaattttatgtaaatgaaaatgatgtaatatatattttttttaattacgcaaaactaaaactattaaagtaataacaaaataatgagCACTGATTGTAGTTAAATGCaaccataaaaaaaatctaatgaaAAGAAGGCACAAactcataatatttaaaacagtTTGCAACGctttatgcaacaaaaaaataacaataaaagatAAATGTGCGAATTTGTGCGCATTGACAGATTTATTGCTAGATAAGTGGCAAAATCAAGCACTTTCTctggaataataaaaaagtataaaaaaaaagaaaaagcgttaactttggttgcatcaaagctataatacccttcacaaataaaatattttttcatacggGAACCtgattttcatcgttcagtttgtactaAATGGCAACTGTATGCTATAAAATTCAGTGGTatatatagtggtccgatctaagcaatttgtttggagattgtagAGTTACTTGGGacaataatatatgccaaattttttagaaatatcttcccaagcaaaaaaattttccatacaagaacatgattTTGATATTGGTCTGATATCGACGGTTCTTAAAAACAGCAGCTTCTCGAGAAAaaaaaacgtgtgcaaaatttcagatcgatatcacaaaaactgagggactaattcgccATTGAACagacatactactatgagcaaaaaatagtagactttataattttaaaattcttaatttaatcTACAAAATCTACATCGTCCCCCTCAAATTAATCGATCTAGGCCCCAATACAGTTTTGCCAGCGtctttttccaatcctcgaaacagttgttaaagtcatttTCCGCAATAgacttcaatgcgcgtagcgattcatgtttaatgtcttcaattgactcaaaacggtttcctcggAGCGGTCATTTCAGTTTAATAAATAACCAGAAGTCACATGGAACTAAATCAAGCGAATACGGTGCTTGCGGCACTATATTAATTGACAATTTGTCGAAatactcacgaagaatcaatgcagtatgcgacggtgcattatcgtaggGCAAAAACCAGAGTTGTCGGTCCATGATTCCGACTTACTTTAACGAATTGCTTCACGTAAAccacgcataacactcaaatactattccctgttgacagtttggccgatcAAAACGAATTCGGAGTGCTCCACACCTtcataatcgaagaaaattgttaacataatcttgatttttgacgtggttttttcggcttcggctcccCTTTGCAACGATATTCGGCCGAATGATCGCCTGTTTCCGTGTTGTAAACATAGATCCCAGACTAATCGGCAGTAAAAGTACATTTCATGACagcctggtagtcggaaaactTTGCTTTACAAACGTTAACGCAacgctgttttttgaaaaatattagtgattttggaaccaatcgagCTTTCACTTTTCGTAGACTAAAATGGTCTTCCAAAATGGTTTTCTttgattcttccgatattctaCGATGCCAATAAgttctctgactgttaatcctCGATTTTCAaaccaattcctttattctattgacgtgttgatcaacagttgatgttgatggccatccTGGATGTGGTTCGaggtcaacgcgttctcgaccttgtttgaataatttgtaccaatcaaaaacacttgctcgcgataaacagttatcaccgaaggccttttctaaCATTCTGACCGTTTCGGCagcagaaatttgatttcgcacaAACAATTTAaggaatttctttgttgaataatttcactcatcgtaaaaatcgccgaatgcactttatgtacttcagcaGGACAAGAGTATGATAATCACTAAAGATTCTTTTGGTGATAtgtggcacagatgtcactgacagtcataccaacctagaaaaaaaatatttcgacgaatgggttttcgcgcgaaattgaagtaaaaaagtcttactattttttgcccacagtagtacatacttatatatattttatagtgtcCCGAACATTCCTTCTGACTTCAAACTTCCTGgctaacttaatataccttgttcagtgTAAAATGGaatttacaaatgaaaaaattgatattaaaaacaaaataaatacaacataaatgtataaattaaaaataacaataattaaataaaatataaaaatatatatgtatatgtagagatattattatataaatattatattacgaaaataaataatatcagtattattgtttaaaaatctGTCTAAATTACTGAGATTTCTATAGCGCACCATATTTGCATTTACTTATGTAGACCCGGcaacaaaatataacaaattttttagtgGTTTTGACGTGACTTATAACCCAAActgtcaaaacattttttagtgtCTGATTAGCAAGCTTATTCATGCATgcaatacacatatacatacatatgtatataccctcAGAAATAGTTTTCTAGAAactcaaaattattgaaatatatttatcaaGTGAAACTaacaatacataaaatattaacatgtcaaaataaatacaattcttGCTAGCTAGCTTACGTcttcacatttttatataattcttgTATTATAATGCATAACAATTGCTGACTAGCGAATATGCTGTTAAAGCTCTcctttacaaaataaaaagtaaataacatTCGCGATCTAAATTCGAAACTTCGCGAACTTATTCTTCGAACTTATTTACGACAGGTGCTTTTCTATATTCATCGGTTGACTAGGCTCTTCTAACGCAAATTGGAGacaatattcataaaatatgaattcatcTTAAACCTTACGAAAAGAATCGCTGATAATACTATAGAACAGCCTGTTTACAGTTGGaaaataaagtgtttttaaaaggataatatattttctatcatGTCTTTCTTCAAAATCATTATTGTTACTTTTATTCGACTGTTGCGAAGAAATTTACAAGCTCACGAAACATTAAATACAGTTATAAATTATAAGCTTAAAAAACAGTTGAAAAATACTGagatttcttcaaaaacatGCTATGAACAATAgcgtggaattttttttattattttttcatccatttttcGCGTCGAGCTAGATATTTAACCTTATGAAAAGCTGGCCGACTTATACAGTACAAAGTTAAGAAAACGGACAGAGATCCTTATATATGTAAGTTGGGTACGGTAAGATAAGGGTCAGTCCAAACATCAGAGGTAGTATACTACATGTGTTCAGTTTTgtatccaaaaattaaaaaatcgtgATGTATCTTTTGTAAAGTCAAATAAACTGACGTTCTATGCTCTTACAGTTGAGACCACTAacttcgaatttcggtagtaaatctcaataatttcgactcgttgttggattatatatctttccatgatgaaatggcaaatcttactgaagagaaatgtcaaaagaccgggaaaaaatatggcgtcattTGCTGTCCCGATTGGTTTACTTTTGTAGtgccctattgaaaacccccaTATAAGAAATAGGCAAGGTTCTAAttcatttataaattattcTAAGATGACCTAATGTATTATACAGTTGAGTTGAAATTAGTCTAGTGACTTGTGAGATATGAAAAATCTATAGTCGCACTGTGAATAAAGCCATATACCATACTAATTCTAGGCATATCAACACTAATCCTAACTCCAACTTTCTGAAGGAACAAGTTTTGAACACAGaattagatacatatatggatgTTGAGAGCGCAATGTTTCTTCTAAATTTCCAGAGAGAGCCTTAGTAGTTTATGAGGTACGCACATTAAACTTTCTAGGCCCGTGTTGTGCTCAATTATACGAACCATTCTAGTTTAACTGCTAACTGAATTATAGTACGTTTTATATCtacaaaataattacatatttacagaATTACATATTACAGAACTATGAACTTCTGCGATAGCTTTTCAGCATTCCTAAAATCGTTAAATGCATTACAAtgtttatcaaatttttattacaatttttgtaaCTTTGAACTGTAATAGTAGTTGTGTAATTTAACTATATAAATGTGATATCCACCGGCAAATAATTCCACACATGTTGTACACACATACCAAATGTATGTTAAATTACCTGATAATTAATGCCTTTCTTAAATATCACTGCTTTTTTATTACTgctattcaattaaaatttgtttacgcTTGTACTACTCGTTAAAATGTTGTAAGTTATGACTCTTTAATAGACCAAATGGTTGTAATCGCTGCAGTGATTTGATAACAAATTGTTCTAGAATTAATTATAGCCAAGAGGTAGTGTCGAAAGCGTTGAGGGGACCTCCAAATAAATCAATGCAACAATGAATGCTACGCTTCATAAACATAGGTTGCCATACATGTTATTCATTGAGAATATTACAATACAACAAAACAGTTATTATTACTACTCGAAATACGTAAAACGTCCATTCAGTTGAAACTCCAGTTTGCCTTAATGAAATATTCATTTGCATGAATTCCAAAGTAATTCAGATTATTTACGACCATATGaacagttttaattaatttgaatagaaCAACAAATCTATGTaccatatatagtattttgttataCCCTCTTGTTTATATGgactttttatataattagAATTTTATGGATTTAGTACGGTGACGAAACGGACGTTTTGTAATGAAATTGTCAGTTGACTTTTAGAATTTGATAAGAGCTTAATACAAACTTTATTACCCCATAACTCTACGCTTTGAAAAATAgggaaatgaaatgaattgtATGACACAACACTTTTTAGTAAGAAATTTACCGATAATAAGGGATTATGGATTTCCGGCAcgtataccatctgatcaatgATACATTTAAGTCAGACTGCTCCATTTAAGCTGCGCGAATCGAAACCGAATcggtaaacaattttttcctaGATTGGTACGACCTTTTTTTATGATCTTCGTTTGTGTGAAGTTTGATATTCATATGCCTATGACGCGAAGTGTTCGTCTGACAATTTTTACAGTAAAAAAAGATTAATCatgagtttgcttgaaattgcgTGTTTCCAACGTATtcgaaatcgttgaaaatgttgcagaagtgttttgggaagTCCATTTTATCACCTACACAAATATTTGGGTGATATAAATCATTCAGTGAGGATCGTGAAACcgtcgaaaacttgcctcatgcgaGTTGTCCATCCAGCTCTGCTAATGGCGATAACATCGGAAATGTTAAAGTAACAGTGTGAATCGCCGTTTGGGCAGCAGACAGATAACAGAGGATATTAACATCTCCTAAGGATCCACTCAACAcagtttggttaattttttgggtatcaagcgtgtcaatgctagatTCGTATCAAAAAACctatattttagcaaaattgaCATCGATTAGAGGTCGTAAAATATGTAGATGCTTTACAACATAGCTAAGAACCCTACATTTATCAAAAGCACGAGACGTGGCTGAGGTTTATAGCAAGAgtatagaaaattatattaagtgtTGACATGCTTTCATTGGTTCCGGAGCTTATTTTGAATGctataataaagatttgtactaaaatacgaaaaaatatagttttttttgtcAATCCTTGTCAAATTCGATCAGTAAAGATCACTTTTTCAATGACATTGCCGTTATTAGGAAAAATTAAAGAGGGCTCTACGATTCCCCGTGCAGGTCGAAATATTTGATACTACAGATATAATTCGTTATTGTTAAAATTGACTTTTCTAAACAGTTTTACAAGGTTTTCAATGATTTCTACTTTTTTCATAGTGAAAATCGGCAGGATGATTTTTGCTTAGAAAAAAGctggcaaaaacaaattaaatataataaaattaaattaaatttgtgggCATTATCACTTTTCGATCATTTTACAGAATtggagtaaatatgtatgatatatacataaataatttttatattttttgccatttcagtttCGGCGAAGTTCGCCATAGCAATGATGCCGAGCAAGAACCGACGCTTCATATTCAACATAGTTGGATTATGTCTAGTCATACTGGGAATAGGAAATGTGTTATTTGGTGAAACAATGTTAAACAAATTCTTAGAAAAGgtgagaaattaaatttatatgacAATCCAATTATTGttgagtttttaaaattaaaatttgaattttttggaatttatttatgATAGAAAAagggtttcaaaaaaaatcataagataaaaataccaaatattatagttttgtcgagttattatttgagatttttttttattaaataatgagATACAAAATGAGCTGTTTAACAtcctaataaataaaataaatatttttcaataaaaattacattatattttttcataggAAATGGTTTTGCGACCGGGTGCAAAAATGTTCGAATTATGGAAAACACCACCTTTGAAACTAACTTTAGATTTCTACCTATTTAACTGGACAAATCCGCAAGATTTTCAAAATCGTGATATAAAACCAAAGTTCGAAGAACTAGGGCCATATCGCTTCACCGAGGTGCCACACAAAGTCGACATCAAATGGCACACACAAAATGCATCACTGacttataaaaaacaaagcaaatattattttgatgCTGCGAACAGTAAGGGACAACTGGATGACAATATAGTGACACTCAACTCGTTGGCGGTGGTGAGTAGCGCTGCTTGAATTTAAGCCAAATAAGtcaatttatcatttatttttttcgcagTCACTTGCAGCTAAAGCGAAACGCTGGAGTCCGTTACGTCGTCGCGTAATCGATATTGCTTTAAATGTCTATAACGGTGATATTTCGATAACGAAGTCAGTGAATGAGTTACTATTTGAGGGTTTTGATGATGTGCTTTTGAATATGGCCAACTATTTGCCGACTTCACTTATAGATGTGAAAGTGCCGTTCGACAAATTCGGTTATTGTTATCCGGTAAGTGCCTTTGTGTGTTCTTTAAgaaagtttttcgaaaatttaatatttattctcTCCTTTTAGCGTAATTACAGTGCTGACGTTACAGGCATATACAATATACACACCGGCGCTGATGATATGCGAAAATTCGGACAATTACACACCTGGAACTATCGTGACACGACACGAGCATACGCACCCGAATGTGCTAAGGTCTACGGCTCGCCGGGCGAATTCCAAACGTTATATCTGCAGCCACATAAGCcggttaatttctttttatcgGATGTCTGtcgcacagtttcaatggatTATGTGCAAACGACGGAGGTGGAGGGCGTTAAAGGTTTCCGGTATGAGGGTGGCAAACGCATGGTTGATAATGGTAAATAATATACTTTACTAATTTTCGTCTCTATTAAGTAAgctagatatttatttattttaattttgcgaTTTCAGGCACATTATA
Proteins encoded in this region:
- the LOC120767428 gene encoding protein peste-like, which codes for MMPSKNRRFIFNIVGLCLVILGIGNVLFGETMLNKFLEKEMVLRPGAKMFELWKTPPLKLTLDFYLFNWTNPQDFQNRDIKPKFEELGPYRFTEVPHKVDIKWHTQNASLTYKKQSKYYFDAANSKGQLDDNIVTLNSLAVSLAAKAKRWSPLRRRVIDIALNVYNGDISITKSVNELLFEGFDDVLLNMANYLPTSLIDVKVPFDKFGYCYPRNYSADVTGIYNIHTGADDMRKFGQLHTWNYRDTTRAYAPECAKVYGSPGEFQTLYLQPHKPVNFFLSDVCRTVSMDYVQTTEVEGVKGFRYEGGKRMVDNGTLYPENVCHCNGECVPSGLMNITSCWFGSPIFLSYPHFYDADPYYLSEIDGLKPDKKKHELYLVLEPRSGLMLEMSARLQSNILVEPVSDFRLFRDKRRIFFPLFWFEARTRIPPQLSEEFKLLPRVLLSLQVFGVISIVIGVIMLVWYPIKLHLQNRLIQQIKINNLDTQTHHIVGKAISMQPENAPLLVTSVQANEKILERADTQLSEFSIEASMSSTDRSSMQSTTSST